The following is a genomic window from Calliphora vicina chromosome 5, idCalVici1.1, whole genome shotgun sequence.
ttCTATccttgattttcacgaaaatgactTTCTGATGGTAcataaaatgttcagtaaaacagcccttgtctatggtgtgaatttcataacgaacatatttatttttgctgtttaattttaatttttgttatttctctatcttatacaattaatttttccgaatgcaaaacattttcttttcaaataattaattttcaattattttttaggaataatttcttcttgctaTTTTTTATTCTTACTAATTTTGGCATGctaaacatgaattttacatttttcaatcatttatcaaAATTGCGAATAccgattctgaattgaattacCAGTAAAGTGTCATCTATGATTATCAATCaaactccaaaaaattttaaaaaattaaaaaaaaaataataatttttctataacttttggtttaatattgtttattgttcatttttttttatcttatgttgtattattagccgatatattaaataaatcacgctaaaaactgacagatggcataaatgcaatcaaaataatttaatttattaaaatgcaaaatcctctatcttttcaatttcattcatacatatacattgaatattttgagaacaaaaaaccctctatctagagttgtcaaatatttgacatattcaaaaaaaagtttttcgaataattcgaaaaagcttAAGCATTTTAAAAACCGCTTTTCGGCTTTTCTATcaaaaccggttcgaataaccggtttttagcctttttattaactgttaaaattgcattgttaaaatatttttgaaaatttatccaaataattaaaatctagttTTAAGTCGCTAGTTCTTGCAATATTAAAATATCCTATAAAAACGCAATAcaacatatttcaataatattacttattttttagacccaatctatcggaaaatgtgcggggactgataaaaataaataattttgcaacTATGGGTATTAATCCATTTTCGACTTTTCGATCAACCATTTTCATTTCGATTTTTacagtcgattaatcgaacccaTTTTATAAACCGTATCGGCAaacatttacaacaatttttttataaaaatttcttaagtttgaaaaaatttcacatttaaaaATGAGGTCCTCCGTGATTATTTTCCGATGTCAGCTGAAGAttaatatattgcaaattttaataaaagaaaaaaacgtagacaatactaaaaattccggaattttatttctatttcgattaatcgttatcaaaaatcgattttcgaccATAATCGTAATCGATTTACCATTCACTAATGGGTACTATTTTATAATTGTCTATATATGTTTAGATTTCCAAAGTGGCTATttccaaaagcaaaaaaaaaacaagttagaaagtatagtcggtcaagctcgaCTATATTATATCCTACTCCAACCGCGTTAAAATTGggtggcatgacttctgtaCATAAGAaacttatttccaaaaaaataaacaaaataaataaatcgttactttaatatagagagaccctaactcgtgttttttataagcccattatttttcgattatttcaataaatggtctattcatacatatatcatatttagcaaaaaaatctcGACCTAAAAAagacacgagttagggcctttctatattaaggtaaaaaaatactaattaatattaaaatttttggattttgtgtttattttaactaatttttattaaaaaatagttaaaaatcaaattttatttcaatttatcattcacttgtaacttgtaaattttttctgagggtctccgtcgaccctaagctttttttctacaattctacaagtgtaaatttagtttagtgaaacaaaaccacTTGTATTAGTATGACTTGTATACTTGTGACTTGTAAAATTTGCTTGTAGctacaaacttgtaattgtattttgatgaaacacaattattcacaagttcacaattttacaggcaaaaccacttgtaattgtgaacttgtagcttagtgaaataggccccagttatatgtgagattcagtagttcctttaaaaaatattgtagaataccgagttttaataactcaagtaatacgctaaaataaacagttttgtgttttttaggatagagggttttgaatataggctcTCGATATGTTTGTagtatttcaacaatattatcttttaaattttcttaacattATTAACGTGTacgtataattaatataaattctaattattttttgttatcatACGCCTCgtattatataaatacatatttggatttcatttctttaataaaaaatttatattctttCACTTACAGATCCTTTCATTGGCCGTTGCTGGTATTGGCATTTACATACTGTTCAAATTTGATTTTGATACCGCCGCATATGTCATACTCGGTTTGGGTATAATTGTTACATTGTGCGCAGTTTTTGGAATATTGGGCGCGACACGTGAAAGCAGTCGTCTGTCAAAATGTGTAAGTACAGCGAGCACGTAAATACAAAACAAGCATAAAAACTATTGcgaatcttaaaaaatattaaaaattatattttttttttatttttccgaaacatttaaataaacatacatacgtgtacgtacgtacatacatatgtatgaatttagTTTGTAGCATTTGTGATCGTTTTGGCCATTCTACATGTTTTGATTGTGGGCTTCTTTTGGATATTCCAAACATCACTGCTGATAAATGTGGACAAGACATTCGATAAATTATGGAACAATCAAGTCGTGCCAATTAGACCAGGAAACAATACAGCACACATTGCTAATTTGGAACGTTGGGTAAGTGATCGGATttctttgaagtttttttttgttttttttggaatattattgaatattttgtgtgtgtgtttgtgttctTTTAGCTTGAGTGCTGTGGCAATGCTGGTCCTAAAGATTATGTATTGGCTCCCCATAGTTGCTACAATAGTGAAACCgataaattaaatatggatgGCTGCCGACAAAAGTTCCTCGACTACATAGCCGATCGTTGGAcaatctttaatatttttgcacttGTTTTGATTGTAGTAGAGGTAAATATGAATACCAGCAACACAAATTCgaatttatgtatttagaaTTAGTCAtacattctaaaaattaaatttttgtttgtagtaTTTATGACGACATTTTTActaaagtgtgtgtgtgtatttttttattttcagttaatTTGTGCGGCATTTGCGTATGTTTTGGCCAACAGTATTCTCAATCGCTGGCGCCGTTCAAAATACTACacgaaataaatacaaaaaaaatcctcTCAGCTTAATTTTAATCATTACGACCACCTTCAACACCATTATTATCATCATTTTCATTTGATGATTAAAGTGTGTGATCgtgtgtttagtttttttagcaTTCTTGGGggaaaacaatttgaaattgtcCCAACTCTCGTTAGTAGACCAAAGATGAATGATTTGAATTCtcgattatatatatttttaatttaatttccattctctttgttttttattattttttctcacCGTCTGTTTTGTTGTCAAATATATAGTAGATATTTGAGAATAATTATTACTAATAGATCCGTTATGTTGTCAGTTGTTTTTTCTAGTCTACCTCATAATCATCTTTATCATCAGTTTgcttattatttctttaaatcataacaaaattaataaaacaataaaatcaatttgtaaaattgtgcCAAAATTATAAAGCCAACTCAATCATACAATGTTTAAttgaaacaataataaattttaagcgAATTGTTTAATTTCCTTCTCAACAGAATTCAATGTATCGATCAATGCAAAtgttgttcatattttttatataagaaatgcgtaataataaccaaaaaaaaaatatttttataataaatacagcaattattttgtattttcttttgcataataactaaatattagaatttattattttccactaaatattttgaagaaaCTTATTAAACAAATCTAATTTACGACTATATATTTGGGATATTCACACtttctactatttggtcatattttcataatatcctaatatattatgatagattaatcaaatttttgttgtgtatcaaaaaaaatgttctaaactaataagactatttgaactatgtttattgttttgtcataaaataatactttttttgtttaaaacacaacaacaactattataatatattaggacattatgacaatatgactaatagcagaccataTAAATACCCCAATTGTATGTAGGAATTTATGCCGTTTTCTTTTCTgggaaaaatattgtattttctcTATTGTAACTATTTGTGAAAGTATGTCATTATGCATTGAGattcataaatatttgtgtttaaattatatttaaattatcgatcttaaatttttttccaaaaaaatacagaaaaatataaacatttatccCTGAAAAGAATTCGACGCaatgacattttttgttttcagttgaATTACGCTTAATTATACTTCTTAATGTatgcttttttaatttgttagatatatctatgtatgtatataattcaattaattaattaattaatatattgaaaattgtataattGTTAAACATTACATATTAATGCATTTATGGAAGCATCAAATTTAACGAACGATATATATTTACGAACacttacatataaaaattgttaatttacaaaaactccttaaatattttttataaaaaatcatatttaataaataaattgtacaaACTTAAGACTAACAACATTCTTGTTTAATTTCATATATTATTTTCATCAACTCTATGAATCCCGATCGTCAATTAAAGCACAATTTTAGCATTTCATAAACTTGTGAGAATTTTCAGAACTTGTTAGAAAATAAATAGTTCTACAACGAGTGTTAATTTTCCTAGAACCggaggaaaaataaaaaaaattaaaaaacttaaaattattgtaaaaccaattttttttttttttatcttttaagtACACAAATTAGTAATAacaattaaatgtatttttatgtatacatataatAAACTATTAAGGAATTAGatttaaaatattggaaataaaaCAGCATTGCATTCTAgagcaaaatttggaaaaataatatttttccaaaacctttttaatagaatttagcAAAAGAAAGAATTAATTagattttcgaaatcaaaataaattttatctcttaaccgTTTCGTTAATGAAttgattatgaattaattcataggctaaCTCCTTTTTACTTTATATGTATtcaattcattcctttgagaattcattgtttatagaattaattctttattttttttccattcaaCTCTATTACAAAAAGGCATAAAtacgtccccttaataaaacaatagtgtataaaattgcgaatttggACCGTCCcgcctctagaattgttctatgtattgtagaaatacatacatagtgttaatttttcagtttttgtaaaaatttaattaaagtaattaaataattacttctgcaaattaatttaaaagaatcgaaatgtgtacgtagaGTGGTCAAActggttttcgaattattcgaaaaaccggttattttccaatttaccggtttttttaaaccgatttttacaaaaggacggttttcgagttattcgacaaaccggtttttttgtctctaattattcgacaaaatcgaatattttttttatttattttaagactCTGTGATTACTTTTAATTATTAGGGATTACTTTAAACAACACTTTTCTTCTAAATGTGTGTTATGATTTCATGTTGTATTTCTGGctcatttttgtttttcctgTTCTACGTAGTTTATACCAACCGCGTGTCTTTTAAATTGGTGGATATAATAAAAAGgcattgattttaataaaagttataaTTAATCGTTCCAGCTTCCTATACGTAGATATAGGTTAAGAATATATTGACAATAAAGTTTAACAATAAAAGAACTTCGAAatccacacaaaaaaaaaaatagtattgcaACAACTATAAATGATCGTGTTATTTCTGTtacttttttaatcaaaaataaattgaggAATCGTGTGTcctcaaatcatttaaattgtattctcttcttgaaatattattttaaaaaataaaactaacctaatagttagttgtattttttatgtgttaatatttaatttatacctcaattcataaatggacaaaaaatttaaaaaccggttattcgaaccggtttttaattgaaaaaaccgaaaaccggtttttaaaaattacgctttttcgaattattcgaaaaccggtttttggtatatgtcgaatatttgatcattctatgtgtacgtaattgtagttctaataagatataaaacacaaaaattggttaaaaaatgttaaagttattaaaaaaatcgccaggctattgacatgtctcaggccactagaacaagaaatataggaacaaaattaacatattttgagaaattttaaaataaaaagttctttttttaattaaaatatatccatatttacttgtatatgtctttttgtcttcgtaggataccgttaacctattcgcaggtatgaccaaacaaaaatgtggttaaacaaatttcaaaattgtttgatcATCagattgggatttattgagagcataatatatatttttccattcctgcaattttcgagaaaaactaattttttggcaatattttggcgaatgagccgaattttctTACTGTTGAATTTAAAGTAAGACCTATTccgaatattatagtccaggtaattttaaatatagtctgaaagttttactaaaatcggaaaacgtcaaccctttaaagtgaattttttcaatatttgaaattacgcatggaaagatagcgaaatgttatatatttttgggtcgattttgatgaaacttaagaaaaatataacacaaggtctagtatttacaaaaacagcagacaaattaaaattaacccttaatagcaatTGGGGTTAAAACTAACCTCAACtgttaaaatcacgaaaaacacagtcaatatgaagtttggggtcattttgaCCCTAAGTGATattaaaagttaatttcaatttttcagctgtttttgttttcttaagtttcattaaaattttcacaaaaatatagcctttcgctatctttccatgagaaattccaaatattgaaaaatttgaccttcacgatttaagggttgacgttttccgattttaggaaaactttcagactatatttaaaattaccggGACTATAATAtcctgaataggttttacttaaaatgcacACGTTAAAAGCCTGGCGAaattgtactgcatactttagggagcttttttattacagttgagtgaactcacaaaaaaaagaatttccgagttttacccagaatttttgaattttttttcttcacaaaccatctcctgaaaattcgaatcgaataaaaaaaaatcagccaaatcgctccatccgttctcacgtgatgacattacatacatggaccatttcatgtTTATATATAGAGATTACAATgacaattacatacacatttcgattcttttatattaaattgcaaaagtaattactaaataggaaagtttttacaaaaactgaaaaaatgcgaTACGAGTTAACGTTATCTTATGATCCTAATATTTTATAcgacgtgtttctacaatacatagaataaTTCGAGTCCCCCCGGCCGGTAACtagaaaaattttttcgtccatacaatcttggagcactctaatgcacagtggtttagaaaagttttttttttaaataattcggtatcagATTATAGCATGCCCGAGGAACttaaagtttgaaaatttttaggaaaaaatataaataactgtAGCCACAGTAGCCATATGATCTTTTAAGGGTTAATTGGCATATAAAttcattttaagaatttttgaaataaagtatgaaaattcgtttgttttaaacaattttagtaaatttatattccattttaatttatttgaaataaacactgaaaaaaaaaactaaattagaaggttatacaaagttatataatgcaatatgaggtattatataatttttgattttatatgttcacaatttttgttctttatgataaGAGTTCTTTATGCCTCAgagaataaatcaaaattccataaaaaagtgcatgactttgggcaaaagtgggagacacgggtctttttttttttggtcttttatcacgtagtggtgtccgtatatggttatatttccatgacttaaaaatttacacacagtgttattaaGTAATATAAGGTAATAAATAAGGATCTGAAGTTAAAAAGATCCTATTTAAAAGATCTATATTTGTAGCAAG
Proteins encoded in this region:
- the Tsp42Eg gene encoding protein late bloomer, which gives rise to MACSTKTLKIFALTWDFLYAILSLAVAGIGIYILFKFDFDTAAYVILGLGIIVTLCAVFGILGATRESSRLSKCFVAFVIVLAILHVLIVGFFWIFQTSLLINVDKTFDKLWNNQVVPIRPGNNTAHIANLERWLECCGNAGPKDYVLAPHSCYNSETDKLNMDGCRQKFLDYIADRWTIFNIFALVLIVVELICAAFAYVLANSILNRWRRSKYYTK